The Candidatus Hydrogenedentota bacterium genome contains the following window.
TGCTTTTCTCTTTCACCTTCTGAATGATGGTCACGAAGCGCCCCACCGTGACCTCCTCCGGATGGACAGACTCGAAGACAAACTTCCCGTCACTGCCCGCCTGGACGGTATTGGCCTTTTCATTGAGATCGTGGGACTTCTGATAGTTCAGAATGATCTCACCCGGGGCCGGTTTTCCATCCTTGTAGTGGACGCCCTCAATTCGGGCCATCTCCTCGGCCACAGCCCCGCCCATCAAGAACAGTACAGAAGCGGCCAGACCGCGTCCAAATAAGATTCCCCAACGATTCGTACCCATGACACGCCCTCGTGCTGGTTGAGAGGGGTCTCGATGCCGTCGTAGAAGCCGGACCCCTCGATCGGTGCGTTACTGCCGAAAGCGTCCACATGAAACAGGCGAACGCCTATTCCTTAATACGCCCGAAGGGTACGATCTGTCAACAAAAAAACACGAGGACCGTGCGTCACTTACCCGCTGGAGGCCGATACACCACAAGATCCGCCCGGCCACTGTCCCCCTCCCTCAAGGTGGTCGACTCCGCCTTATCCAGGCTGATGGTGAGAATCTTTGCCTCCGGCGCCGCCGCCTTCATCCGCAGGAGGAGCCCGCCGCCGTGATCCGTGTGGAACTGGCCCACCATCAACATCGCCCTGCCATGGGTGCGCCACGCCTTGACCACCGAGTCCGCCATGGTCGCATCCCACACCTGCTGCGCCCGGAACATGCCCGCGAGTTGTTCTTCGGTAAACTCGGGCATGGTGTGCGCGTTCCCCCCCTGCCCTTTGGCCGGCGGCGCGCTGTGGTGACTCATCGTCGCCTTGAATCGCTCATAATAGGCCGATTGCTCGATTGGGGCGGGCACCACGAACTGTTCCGGGTAAGCCTCTGCGAAAGTCGCAAGCGCATCGAAACTCTCCAGGCGCCCGAGACGTGTGAATCGCCGGGGGGCATTGGCCGCAATTACAGGAGACCCATTTTCTCTGGCCGCGTCCACAATGGGCTGGTAAAACTCGTCCCACTTGCCCTTGGCCCCCCAGTCTCTCGACTCGGTAATGTCCACCAGAGTCTTCTGGGAGATACGGCCCGCCAGGTAGGCGTCCACCAGCGCCTGCTCGTCCCGCTCAAACATTTCCATGCACACGGCCACCCGGCCCCGCGCCGCCAGGATCCCGCTGAGGGCCGCCTGGAAACGGTGCGCCTGCGGATCGTCGTGTTGCTCCGCCAGCACAACGATATCGGCCGCGCCCGCCCGCGCCACAAGATCGTCCCACGTCACAACCGCATTGTCCGCACCTAACACGATCATCTGTTCTGGCTTTACTTCGGGCGGAGAGTCCCCGGGATCGCGGGAACCGTGAGGTCCGCCGGTTGTCGCACACCCGCTGGCAAAGCCAAGAAAGGACGCTAACAGCAGGAAGAGATATCTGGAGAAGGCTGAATTCATGGCGGGTTCCTGCTGGATCGGCAGAGCGATATACGAACAATACTTTTGTATAGCCATCATAACAAAACCAACTTCATCAATCAATCGCTGTGCGGGGCGGCTTAACTCCGCCGCGCGGGAACCACCAGAACCGGACAGGTGGCGCGGGACAAGACCCCCTCGCTCACGCTGCCCACCAGCAGGTTGTAGACCGCGCCGTGGCCGTGAGAGCCTACGACAATGAGGTCCGCGCCAAGCTTGCCCGCCTCTTCCAGAATCTTTTCGACGACGGGCCCTTGAAGCACACGTCCGTGGGCATCAATGCCCTCTTCGCGAAGTTTTCCGCACAGGCTGTTCTCCTCCTTGAAGTGCTGGACCGCGTCCCGGGCCACCTGATCGCGAACATGCTGCGGTCCCGCGCCGTAGCCGACGAAATCGGGCTCAGGAGGCTCGACATGAAGGAGATAGAGGGTCGCACCGCAGGCGCGGGCCATCTCCCCGGCCCTGTCCACGAGACCTTCGGTGACGTCTGAAAAATCTATGGCGGCCAGAATGGTCTTCATCCTTCGATTCCTTCCGATGATTCACGCGACAGGGCGGCCGCGCGGTACACCCGGGCTTCGCACGACGCGTTGCTACAGTCTACAAATCCCCGGGGGGTGTTACAAGCGCGGGGGAGGGCCAACAAGAAAGGGCCCCAGCAACGCGGCTGGAGCCCTCTACAAAACACATTCTGGTTCAGCGTTACGCGGCGGCGGTTGCGACCGCTTCCTGGACACTGAACTTCTCCAGATAGAGTGCGCGACCGATGATGACCTCATCGATCCCATCGCTCTCCAACGGGCGGATTGCGCGAACGTCGTCCAGGCTGGACATTCCGCCGGAAATGGTCACCGGGATGGAAATGGCCAGAGCCAGCTCTCGAGTCGCCTCGATATTGGGCCCCTTCATCATGCCGTCACTCAAAATGTCGGTATAAATAATCCGAGCGGCGCCGGCGGCCTCGACCTCGCGGGCAAAGGCAATTGCGTCGCGCTCCGTGTCTTCCAGCCAGCCGCTCAGCGAGAGCTTGCCCGCGCGCGCGTCAATACCCACGGCGATCTTTCCGGGGTGCGCTTCGCAGGCCTCCCGCAGGAGCGCCGGATCGCGATAGGCCGCCGTACCAAGTATGACCCGGCTCGCACCGGCCTCAAGAATCGCCTCGATCGTCTCGCGGTTGCGGATGCCCCCGCCAACTTCATAGGGGATGCCCGCCGCCTTGAGCGCCCGAAGCTCGGACTCCACACAACAGCGACCCGCTTTGGCGCCGTCCAGATCGACGATATGGATCAGCCCTTCACCGAGAGCGTCCCACCAGGTCTGGGCCTGGGCGACGGGATTCTCGGAAAAGACGGTCTCCTGATCGTAGTCACCCTGAACCAGGTTGACACAGAGTCCGCCACGGATATCGACCGCGGGAACAATGCGCATCAGGAAGCGGCTTCCATCGACGCTTTGACGGTCTCGCAGAGCTGCGCGAAGGCGGCTTCGTCGTGGACCGCCAGATCGGCGAGGACCTTGCGGTCGAGGTCGATGTTGGCGATCTTCAGCCCGCTGATGAAGCGGCTGTAGGTGATGCCGTTGGCGCGGGCGCCTGCATTGATGCGGGCGATCCACAGTTTGCGGAACTCGCGCTTCCGTACCTTGCGGTCGCGGTAGGAATATACGCCGGCGTGCTCGACGGCCTGGATGGCGGTCTTAATGAGGCGGTGATGACTTCCGCGGTAGCCGGAGGCTTCCTGTAATACTTTCTTGCGGCGCTGGCGGGATGCGGGACCGTTTGTAGATCTTGGCATGGTAAGTTCCTTTCTCTAAACACGCGCCCGGCGCATAGCGGAAGGGGCATGTTTTTCAATCTTTTGGCTCGACCCGCACGCACGGAGGCGTTCTATCGCGGCGGCGCGGTTCTGGGTGACGACTGATTCTGGCCTGCAATCCCTGCTTAGAGGTAGGGGAGCATCGCCTTGACGCGCTTCAATTCGGTGGAAGCGACCTCGGTGATCTTCCGCAGCGCGCGGCGAACCTTGGCGGACTTCCCGTTCATCAGGTGACGCGCGCCCTGCTTGTGGGATACAATCTTGCCGTTCTTCGTCTTCTTGAAACGCTTGGCGGCGGCGCGGTTGGTCTTAATCTTGGGCATTGACTTTCCCTCCATAAGGGGTAACGAAAAAGTTGATACTCACAGCCGATGCCGGGGTTGAATCACACCGACATCCTGCTTTCGGGCGCCTCGGGGCCGCCTGAACAAAACAAGGGAAACGCGCCATCCGGAGAAATACTTCCCAGGACTTCGCCTGTTCCCAAAACCACGCTTCCCGTCTACTTCGCAGCCTTGGAGGGCTGCAGCACGATGCTCATGTTGCGCCCCTCGAGGCGGGTTGCCGCCGGGTTGTATTCCCCGGTGCACAAATCCGCCGTCTCTTCCACGACCTTGACGAGAATTTCACGGCCAAACTCGGGGTGGGCCATCTCGCGTCCGCGAAACATCACCGTGATCTTCACTTTGTTCCCCTCTTCGAGGAACTCGCGCACGTGCTGTTTCTTGTACTCAAAATCGTGCTTGTCGATTTTGGGCCGGAACTTGATTTCCTTCACCGTGACCGTGTGCTGGTTCTTGCGTGATTCGCGCGCGCGCCGCTTCTGCTCGTACCGGAACTTACCGTAGTCCATAATCCGGCAAACGGGCGGCACCGCGAGCGGGGCGACTTCCACCAGATCCAGTTCCCTGGTCACGGCCTCCCGAAGCGCGTCCGGCGACGACATGATGCCGAGCTGGTTGCCTTCGTCGTCCACCACGCGCACCTGGCGGGCGCGAATCTGTTCATTAATGCGGACCTTATCTTCTTCTCGCTTGATTGGCGGCCTGGCTATGAGTATAACCTCCTCTGGGACGTGCCCCGGGTTACGTTGGGCCTGAATCCGGCATCGGACCCCGGCTCCGGGGGCCACACAATAAAAAATCGGCAAAGGAGCCAGTCCTTTGCCGATTTGGAACGTACCCATTTCGGGCAGCATCAATTCTTGCTGCATACTAACCCGGCTGGCTGGCATACGCCGCCGCGAGGTGAGGGACCGGCGTCCCTACTTGGATAACCCGTACACCGGGTTACAACAGCCGGTAGTGTAGCAGATGCGCGGCGGCCAGTCAAACCGACCACCGCCCTTTTCAGAGCGGAATCTCGTCGTCCGGCGCATGATGCGCGGCCGTCCCCACCAGCAGCACCGTGGCGGCGATACCGATGAGCATGCCGACCCACGGATTGAAGATTGCCAGCGCCACGGCGGTAAACAACACCACCCCCCGCTCTATGGTCGTCCGGGGTATCGCCATGGCCACAAAGGCACAGGCAAAACCGGTCAACACCAGGGTCAGCGACAGGGCCACACCCATCAACGGTTTCAATGCGGTCACCATGGGCAGAAAAAACCAGAGAATCGGCACGCCAAAGACGTAGTAGGAGTGAATGCCGCTGAAAATGGAGTCCATGGACTTGCGGCCATCGGCCCAGCGCTGAACGATAACCACCTGCACCCCCGTCCACAGGGCACCCTGATACGGGAAGAAGGGCGCGGTAAGCGACTGGAGGGCGTTGCGAATGGCGATGGAGATATGGCTGCGGTTCGTGTTGATGTCGATCTTCTCGTCCGGCCGGGCCTTCTCCGCCGCAAGAATGATCTCCGTGCCGGTTATAATATCGCCAAACAAAATCACGTAGCTCATCAGGGCCAGGGGCAGCGCCTGAAGAAACACCGCGGGCTCGGGAAAACCGATGGAGAAGGGCGACATCTTCGCAAACATATCTCCAAAGGGCAGCGCGAGAAAGCCCCACTGGATATCGTAAACAATTTCCGCCGGACCCTCCGGAAACAAACCCGTCAGCGGCCCGATGATGGCCGCCGTCAGGAAGCCGGGAAGCAGCCCCAGACTCGCCAGCAGGGCCACCCAGCGAAATTTCTTCTTGTAGCCCTGGAGTGGCTCCGAAAAAATCAGCAGCATACAGACCACCAGCGCGGCAATGGTGGTGACCGGTTGCACGAAGAGATACTTCTCGGCGTCGTCCAGAAACACGCGCTTGAGCGCGGCGATGGCCGCACCTAGAATAATGCCGCCCTTCAGGGCATCCGGAATCCACGCGATAAAGCGGCTCCCCAGCCCCGTGATACCCAGGACAAACAGGATCACCGAAAGGTTCATCGCCGCCGCCGTCATGAAATGAATACGCTGCTCCGGCGTCATGTCGGGGCTGCCGATGGCCAGCAGCATCAAGGGCAGTGCCGGCGTGATCATGCCCGGCGCGTAGGGCTCGCCAAACAAAATCGGCGCGGTGCAAAGGAGCAGCGACTGAATAAACATGCACGCGACCGCCTCCTCAAAGGTCAGCCCCATGAAATTCGTCAGGATCGGCACCGTGGCCAGGCCCGTCGCTCCGGCGACAAAGATTCCCTGAAGGAGATCGGGCCACTCCACGCGCGTGTGGATAAACGGAATCCGCGCCGTGAAGGGCCCCCATTGAATACCCGGATGTACCGCTCCCGCTTCCCGAATGCTCGCCATACACAACTCTCCCATCTTGGACCCACCACGTGCCGGGTCTCGACCTCTTGCCTCCGCGCCGAAGCGCGCCACTGCGCTCACACAAGCCCCTAACAATACCAGTACCGGTCACGAATTGCCACCGCTTGCGGCGGAGGAGAAAGCGCTGTAGAGTAGAGGGGGCAGATTGACCTCCCAAAGGAACATCGGCCCACTGAATTACAAAGGAATCGCGCAAGTTGGGAGCGCTGGCATCCCCGCCGGCAATGGGCCGTAGGTGCGATTTAGACTGGCGGGCATCAAAAAAGTGCCCCATAGCGCGACTGGAGCCAAGGCAGCTTGAAAACTTGGATACAAAATGCCGGCAGGGATGCCGACGCTCCCAGCCTGCGCGTGCCCTTTCAATCAGCGGTCGTGTGCCCCATTCAGAAAGCGAGTGAGTGACACGATATTTGCCAGATCACAATGAAGCTCCTGCCCCGTGGGTCACGCGCTTCGCCCCGAGCCCGACGGGATACCTTCACCTCGGCCATCTGGTCAACGCCATCTATGTCTGGGGCCTTGCTCGCGCCCTGGACGGTCGCGTTATCCTCCGCCTGGAGGACCACGACCGGGGACGCTGCCGACCCGCCTATGAAGCCGCCATCCACGACGATCTCGCCTGGCTGGGCCTCACGCCGGATGGTGATAGCCTCGATTCGCTACAGCGACGCCCCTCGTCCTATCGCCAGTCGGATAACGTCGCACGCTACCAGACCGCCCTCGAGTCACTCGCGGCCCGAGGCCTGGTTTACACCTGTACCTGCTCCCGCGCGGCCATCCTCGCACGCACCGGCCCCCAGGGGGCCGAGCTATGCTACGATGGACATTGCCGCGACGCCGGATACCGACCGGATGTGGAGGGTGGAACACGTCTGCGGCTGGACGATGAAACCGTCGTCGTAGAGGATGTCCGCATGGGCGCCCTGCGACAGACGCCGTCCCGCCAGTGCGGCGATCTACTCTTGAAAGATCGCCATGGCTGCTGGACCTATCACTTTGCGGTGGTGGTTGACGATTTGGAGCACGGCGTCAATCTGGTGATCCGCGGCGAAGACCTGCTCGACTCCACGGGGCGTCAGGTGCTGCTGGGCGGATTGCTGGGCCGTGAGGCGCCGCCGGCATTTCTGCACCACCCCCTCATCACCGCGCCCGACGGAGCCAAGCTGAGCAAGCGGGACTTCGCGAAAGGCCTTCGAGACTATCGCGCCGAAGGCCGAAGCGCCGCCAGTGTGCTCGGCGAAGCCGCCTGGCGCGTGGGCCTGCTGCCGGAAGGCGAAACGCTGAGCGCGGACAGGATTCCCGCGCTGTTTGAAGATGATAGGATGGTGCAGACATTGCTCAAACGTGAACGGAGTTAACCGATGAACGAACTATCGCATGAAGAGACCGGCAGGTTGACGGACCTGATTCTCGCGGGGCAAAAAATCGAGGCGATCAAACACTACAAAGAAATCACAGGCATGGGGCTCAGGGAATCAAAAGAGTTCATCGACGACCTGGAAGCGCAATTGCGTCGGGATTATCCAGACTTCCCCCAGAATCCCGCCACTTCCCCAAAGTCACACCGGCCATCAATGGGCAATATGCCCGAGGAAGACGCGAAGAAGATGACGGATTTCATCTTCGCCGGGCAAAAGATTGCGGCGATCAAGATGTATAAGGAAGCGACGGGGCTGGGGCTGAAGGAGTCGAAGGACGTCATCGACGCGCTGGAAAAGCAGTTGCGCGAGGAATGCCCGGAAGAATTCGCGCACGCGGCGAAGACGGGGTGCAGTGTAGTGTTGGTGGGCGGGATTCTTGCATTTGCGGCGGCGACTGGGATTCTTGGCTGGGCGTGACGTGGGGACGTACCGCCGCAAGGGCCCCAAACAGTCGCGCCAAAAGCCCGACGACATCCTCACCACCCAACCGACCGAAGCCCACACCAACGCGGCGGCATGTCCCTGGGGAACCTGGAATCGCGACAGGATGCAGCATCGGATCACCCCACACATCCCCTGGGACAGGCACGCGCGTTAGCAATTCCGTCGCGACGGTGAGTGGAGTGATGCGACTTTATGGGACTTATGGGACTTATGAGTCGTATGAGTCGTATGAGTCGTATGAGTCGTATGAGTCGTATGAATCCGCCCAGTGCACCGCCGACATATCCTTGGCCCCATAAGACCCATAAGACCCATAAGACCCATAAGACCCATAAGACCCATAAGACCCATAAGACCCATAAGCCCCATAAGACCCATGGTCCCATCCCCGCCCCCCCCCCCCACACACAATCAAAAATCCGGCGGGCGCTTTCGCACCCGCCGGAATGCCCCCTCCCCGCCGCAGCCTTATTGATTCTGCGTGCTCAACGTCTTCGCCGTGATAACCAAATCCACAAAAGCCTCTCGATCCGCGTCGCCGTTGGCCGCGCCGCGCGCCAGCTCGATGATCCGGTCGAAGTTCGTGCTGTGTCGGTAGCCGCTGTTGCGCAATACCTGACCGAAGGCCGCCACGGCGGAGGCGAAGCGGAAGTCCGCATCGACCTCGCGCAGGTCGCCGTTCATGGCGAGGAGGGGCACATCGATCTTCGTGCTTTCGTTGCCATCGGGCTGCTTATAGCGCATTTTCACCGTGAGCCATTCTCCCGCGGGTACCGGGATGGGAACGGGCATCGGCTCCGGCGCGAAGCGCTCTTCACCGCCAAATCCTGGCTTGGCAGGCTCCACCACATCGGTGCCGGGCGCGGGAACGCCGGTCTGATATTTCAGCGCATCGACACTGGGTACCCCCGGCTGTACTTCCACCGGTGCACTCGGCTCGGTGCTCTGGTATTTCAGCGCGTCCACACCGGTCATCGGCCGGACACCCGCCGGGATGATCTCGTAGAGCGCCGTCACGGTATGGCCCGCGCCGATCTCGCCCGCGTCCTTCGTGTCATCGTTAAAGTCCTGATTCGCCAGAGCGCGGTTTTCATAGCCCAGCAGGCGGTAGTGGGACACCTTCGCGGGGTTGAATTCCACCTGGATCTTCACGTCCTTCGCGATGGTCTGGAGGGTGCCCGAGAGCTGGTCGACCAGAGCCTTCCGCGCCTCGGCGTGGTTGTCGATGTAGGCATAGTTGCCGTTACCGCGATTGGCCAGTTGCTCCAGCGTGGAGTCCTTCAGGTTGCCCATCCCGAAACCGAGGGTCGTCAGGAACACCCCCGACTTCGCCCGCGATTCGATGAGGCCCATGAGGTCGCCATGCTCCGTCGTGCCCACATTGAAGTCGCCGTCCGTCGCCATGACAACGCGGTTGATGCCTTCCTTGATGAAGTTGCTCTGGGCCAGGTCATAGGCCATCTGGATGCCACCGCCGCCGTTGGTGCTGCCGCCGGAGTTGAGGCTTTCGATGGCCTGCGTGATCGCCGCGCCTTCGCTGCACGGCGTCGAGCCGAGCACCTGCCGCGCATCGCCCGCATAGGTCACGATGCCCACGCGATCCTGAGGCCGAAGCTGGCTGAGGAGCGTCTTCATGGACTCCTTCACCAGGGGCAGCTTGTTCGCGTCACCCATGGAGCCGGAGACATCCAGCAGGAAGACCAGGTTCGCCGGGGGCCGCTCGCTGGCGGGCACTTCCTTGCCCTTCACGCCGATGCGCACCAATTGCCGCTCCGGTGCCCAGGGCGCGGGCGCGCCATGGACCGCCACCGCGAAGGGACGTCCGTCCGTCGGCTGGGGATAGCTGTAGGCGAAGTAGTTGATCATTTCCTCGATGCGCACCGCGTCCGCCGGGGGCAACTGGCCCTGGCTCAGAAAGCGCCGCACATTACTGTAGGCCGCCGTGTCCACGTCGATGCTGAAGGTGGACAGGGGTTCGTCCTTCACCGCCACAAAGGGCTTCACACCCGCGACCTTGACGTAGGTCTCCGTGCCGGGACCACTCACGATTTCCGTGGGCTTGTCGGTGGGGGTGTTCCACTGCCAGAGATTGTCGTTTTGCGGCTCGCGAATCTTAAACTCGAGCGCTTCTTCGTGATTCGAGGCCACGATGGTTGGGAGCTCGGACTGGCCCGTCAGGTTGCCGACGTTGTACTCGGCCCATTGTTCTTCTGGGGCTAGCTCTTTGGGCTTTGGCTCCTCTCTAGGCTTCTCTTTGGATTTGCTATCTGCGCCTGTCGGATTGGGTGCGTATTGATCCGTGCGATCCGAACTATTTTCATAGCTTAGGCTCAAGCCATCCTGCAGATTGGCTTTCATTTTGAGACGGTTTCGGGCCTCGACGATGGCGGGGTCCTCAGGGGTGCTGCCCTCAGACTCAGAAAGTCGACCATACCCATAATATTCATCCTTGGATGGCTGAGTTTCAAGCCCGGTGCGCGGGTCGAAACCACCGCTGCCCGGCGTGCCCAAGGGGTCGCCGCCGATGTCGGTCATTACTACGTTGGGTTCCTGTGGAGGAATGGGTTCAGCTTCGTATGTGCTGTAGGAACGGGTCAGGTCGTGTACTTCCACACCAGCTCGAATTGGCCTGGGCTCCTGTTTCTTCTCCGGTTCCGGGCTTAGTGCGATGCCTTCGGGCTCAGCCAATCTAGCGAGCTGACTCTCAATGCGGTCGGCCTCCGCGCCTGCCGCAGATTCGTGGACTCGTAACGCCAAGGGCTTAGGGTGCATCCCATACGTCGGAACGGCAACCCGCACCAGGAAGCCCAAAAACACGAGAGCGGCAACGCCCGCAAGTATTTTGAGCACTCGCTTGCGAAATGGCACCACCTCCCCCACCGTCCCCACAATCGCGGCGCGTTGCTCATCGCTCAGCGCCACGCCCGCATCCTCCTCGTGCAGGATTCGCCGCGTCATTTCGGTGACGCCGCGCAGTTCTTCCACGAGTTCGCGGGCTTCCTTGTTTTCTTCTTGTTCCAGTGCGGCGGCCACCGTGAGGGCTTCGCCGTCTTCCAATTCGCCGAGGACGTAGTCCATCAGGCGAGGATCATCGAGTTCGAGTCGCATTTGGGGACTCCTTTACTGGCCCACGGCCGGGTTGAGGCGGCCCTGGAGTTGTTGGCGGAGGGTCTTGAGGGTCGTGTGGATCACGTAGCGGATGTTGTTCAGGTCGTGCCCGGTGACCTCGCTGATTTCCTGATAGGAGAGTTCATTCTGAAATTTGAGGCGGAATATCTCCTGGTTTTTCGCCGGGAGTCCCGCCAGCACGGCGTGGACCAGGGCCTCGGTCTCGTGACCCTCGGCCACGGCGCCGGGGGCCGGTTTGGTATCGGGGCGGGATTCCGCCTGTCCTTCTGCCAGGGCTTGCATGCGGTTTTCCTTCTTGAGGACATCGAGGGCGCGATTGCGGCAGACCCGGTAGAGCCACGGGGCGAGGTAGGCTTCGATTTGATCCCACTCCGCCGTACACAGCTTTAAAAAGGTGTCCTGCACGATGTCCCGCGCCAGCTCGCTGTTGCCGGTTAGGCGCGTTGCGTAACGCAATAAGGGGGCCTCGTATCGATCCAGGGCCTCCCGCACGCGGTCCGCGCGGCGTTGCTCTTCCTTGCTCATCCACTCTGCTCCGGAACCTGGGTTAAACCGTCCGTGGCGCGGCGAGTGTTACTCAGGCAAACCCCGCGATGGCTAAGGACTTAAGGGACTGAAAAGACTTGAAGGACCCATGGCCTCAATACCACCGACTCCGCCGCTGTCCTTTAAGTCCTTTCCGTCCTTTAGGTCCTTCCTCCCTGCCGGGCATCCTCGAACAACTACCTGCCTTGCTATTGCTTATAACGCCCACGGAGGAAATGTGTTTGAAGTAATTTCACGCTCATGCTACAGGGTATGAACCCGAAAAGGGGAATAGGTTCGGAAAGACGGGAGCACGGGTTTTCTTACCCGTGTACGCGCCGACGGCGCACGCGCGGGTAGGAATACCCGCGCTCCCGCTACACGGGTAGGAAAACCCGTGCTCCCGTCTATATACTACCCCCGGCTCCACCGAGCCCCGACGCTTAGCCCCCCAAGGAGTACCCCCCGTGAAGCGCCTTTCCCTGCTCTTGACCTTGGCCACCTTTTCCGTTTTCCACGCCCGTGCCGAATGGGATTTCGATTCCACCGTCCAGCTTCTGGTCCAGGACTGGCGCTATGTCGCCACGAAGACAGTCTTTCCGGCGCCGCCCGAGGTCTCCCCGAAGGAACTACCCATCGTCACCTTGCCGTGGGCTGTCGAGCGTCCACGGGCCGGGGCCTGGTTCACGGCGGAAGTGACCATCCCCGAGGCATGGGGCGAAAAGCAGGTGGTGCTGACGCTGGAGGCCGAAGGCCCCGTGACGGTCATGGCCAACGGCAAGCTCGTGCGGGACATCCCCGGCACAGGCACAAATGAACTTTCCTTGCTGCTTCCGCCCGATATCCAGGGTGGCGATCACCTCGTGCTCGCGCTGGGCATGCGCCATGGCGATAAACCCGCGCAATTGACCAAAGTGAAGCTCCAGGGCGAACCCCGGGGACTCACGGGGGCCATGAGCGCCGCCAATGCCGCCTTTGACGGCCTGAAGGATTATGCGGAGCCGCTGGGACCGTGGAAACGCATGGTGAAAGGGCCCGACGACAGCGCCTTCAAGCCCGAATTCGACGACACAACGTGGGAAGTGGTGAAGGTGAATGATCCCTGGGAAGGCGATCAGGTCCCCGCGTGGTACCGCGCCCGCTTAACGGTGCCCACGACCATTGCGGGCATGAACACGGTCCAATTTGCGCCATTGCTCGCGCTGGACTTCGACGATCCGGGCGAGTGCTACCTGAATGGCGTGAAGATCGAGCCGGTAAGCAAAGACACGCGCGGCAGTATCTTCGCCATGCCCGAAGGCGTGAAGCCGGGCGACGAAATCTTTGTCGCGGCGCGGATCCTGAACCGCTGGGGCTCGGGCAAGCTGCGCCAGGCCGCGTGGCGCGTTGCGGATATCGACGCGGGCTATCAGATCAAACTGGAAATACAGGAAGAGCTCAACCGCCTCGCCACGTGGATCCGAAGCAACGACCAGCCGCGCACGGAATGGGTGGCGGCGATCGAGGCCCTGACGGCCCCCCTGACGACCGCCAACGCGGACATGACAAAGTTCACCGGGACCTTGCAAAGCGCCCAGACTGCCGTAGCGGCGCTGAAGGCCGAGGTGCAGTCCGATCCCGTCCTGTTGCTCCAGCCCTATCTCCAGGATCTTCGGCCCGACCAGATTACGGTGGTTTTTGAGACCAGCGCGCCCCTCCCATCCACCGTGCGCTATGGCGTGGACACGTTGAACAAACAGGTTACCGAGGGAAGCAGCGTCAGCACGATCCACAAGGTCGTGCTCAGCGATCTGAAGCCCGCCACGACGTATCAATATCAGGTGGTAGCCGGACGTCAGGAGACGAAGACCTATAGCTTCACCACGGCCCCCGACGGCCCCGCGCCCTTCAATTTCATCGTGTGGGCCGATCATCAGGGGGGCTACCGCAT
Protein-coding sequences here:
- a CDS encoding ChaN family lipoprotein encodes the protein MIVLGADNAVVTWDDLVARAGAADIVVLAEQHDDPQAHRFQAALSGILAARGRVAVCMEMFERDEQALVDAYLAGRISQKTLVDITESRDWGAKGKWDEFYQPIVDAARENGSPVIAANAPRRFTRLGRLESFDALATFAEAYPEQFVVPAPIEQSAYYERFKATMSHHSAPPAKGQGGNAHTMPEFTEEQLAGMFRAQQVWDATMADSVVKAWRTHGRAMLMVGQFHTDHGGGLLLRMKAAAPEAKILTISLDKAESTTLREGDSGRADLVVYRPPAGK
- a CDS encoding universal stress protein, whose protein sequence is MKTILAAIDFSDVTEGLVDRAGEMARACGATLYLLHVEPPEPDFVGYGAGPQHVRDQVARDAVQHFKEENSLCGKLREEGIDAHGRVLQGPVVEKILEEAGKLGADLIVVGSHGHGAVYNLLVGSVSEGVLSRATCPVLVVPARRS
- a CDS encoding 1-(5-phosphoribosyl)-5-[(5-phosphoribosylamino)methylideneamino] imidazole-4-carboxamide isomerase, which translates into the protein MRIVPAVDIRGGLCVNLVQGDYDQETVFSENPVAQAQTWWDALGEGLIHIVDLDGAKAGRCCVESELRALKAAGIPYEVGGGIRNRETIEAILEAGASRVILGTAAYRDPALLREACEAHPGKIAVGIDARAGKLSLSGWLEDTERDAIAFAREVEAAGAARIIYTDILSDGMMKGPNIEATRELALAISIPVTISGGMSSLDDVRAIRPLESDGIDEVIIGRALYLEKFSVQEAVATAAA
- the rplT gene encoding 50S ribosomal protein L20 — protein: MPRSTNGPASRQRRKKVLQEASGYRGSHHRLIKTAIQAVEHAGVYSYRDRKVRKREFRKLWIARINAGARANGITYSRFISGLKIANIDLDRKVLADLAVHDEAAFAQLCETVKASMEAAS
- the rpmI gene encoding 50S ribosomal protein L35 yields the protein MPKIKTNRAAAKRFKKTKNGKIVSHKQGARHLMNGKSAKVRRALRKITEVASTELKRVKAMLPYL
- a CDS encoding translation initiation factor IF-3, coding for MGTFQIGKGLAPLPIFYCVAPGAGVRCRIQAQRNPGHVPEEVILIARPPIKREEDKVRINEQIRARQVRVVDDEGNQLGIMSSPDALREAVTRELDLVEVAPLAVPPVCRIMDYGKFRYEQKRRARESRKNQHTVTVKEIKFRPKIDKHDFEYKKQHVREFLEEGNKVKITVMFRGREMAHPEFGREILVKVVEETADLCTGEYNPAATRLEGRNMSIVLQPSKAAK
- a CDS encoding tRNA glutamyl-Q(34) synthetase GluQRS — encoded protein: MTRYLPDHNEAPAPWVTRFAPSPTGYLHLGHLVNAIYVWGLARALDGRVILRLEDHDRGRCRPAYEAAIHDDLAWLGLTPDGDSLDSLQRRPSSYRQSDNVARYQTALESLAARGLVYTCTCSRAAILARTGPQGAELCYDGHCRDAGYRPDVEGGTRLRLDDETVVVEDVRMGALRQTPSRQCGDLLLKDRHGCWTYHFAVVVDDLEHGVNLVIRGEDLLDSTGRQVLLGGLLGREAPPAFLHHPLITAPDGAKLSKRDFAKGLRDYRAEGRSAASVLGEAAWRVGLLPEGETLSADRIPALFEDDRMVQTLLKRERS
- a CDS encoding ribosomal protein L7/L12 — protein: MNELSHEETGRLTDLILAGQKIEAIKHYKEITGMGLRESKEFIDDLEAQLRRDYPDFPQNPATSPKSHRPSMGNMPEEDAKKMTDFIFAGQKIAAIKMYKEATGLGLKESKDVIDALEKQLREECPEEFAHAAKTGCSVVLVGGILAFAAATGILGWA